From Alteromonas sp. BL110:
CTTTATTAATTTGTTTTATCTTACTCATGATAGACCTTACTTTGCCTTCATATTTTTCTTTTACAAAACAGCGGGAGTACCCGCTGCCTAATACTGTATGACCTAAGGTTTCACCTTTAATGCCTGTAGTAAACATTGTTTACATAGGGAAAGTGTCTTGGATCAGAAGCTGTAAAAACTGTAATGCGATGATGGCAATCAGTACCGACAAGTCAAGGCCACCTAGCGGAGGAATGACTTTGCGAATAGGCGCTAAAAAAGGTTCAGTTAGTTGATACAGCACATAGTCTACCGGAGATTGACCTTGCGATACCCAGCTTAAAATTGCACGTAACAGCAATACCCAGAACATTAACGATAGGGTTTCTTTTATCACGCCAATTACCGATAAAATAGCTATGCCTACGGGGTTTAGAGTACCGCCAAACATAAGTCCAAGAGTAATAAGTTTAAGCGCGCATACCGCTATCGCCAACACAAAGGTAGCGGTGTCGAATCTGCCGATTGACGGGATAACACGGCGCAACGGCCCCACGATAGGGTGGGTTGCTTTTACTACAAATTGACTCATTGGGTTATAAAAGTCTGCTTGAACCATTTGTAACCAAAGGCGCAGAATAACCACCATCAAATAAAGGCTAAATAAGGTATCAACCAAAAATACCGTTGCATTCATGTTGTGTTTTTCCTAAAACGTTATAGCTGTTTTGCCATTTCTTCAGCACGCGCTACGGCTGCCCGCATCGACTTGCTGACAATATCTTTTAAGCCTTCATCAATGAAGGTATTTACGGCCTCGGCTGTAGTGCCGCCCTTTGACGTAACTTGGGCACGAAGCTCGCTTAATTCAAGATCAGGGTTGTTACAAACCATTTCAGCTGCGCCCAACATAGCCTGCTGCACCATAAGGCGTGACTGGGCTTGATCAAACCCCATGTTCATGGCCTCTTCTTGCATGTTTTGTAGGAACAAGAAGAAATAGGCTGGACTGCTTCCTGCTGCGGCAATAACACCGTTAATACCATCTTCTTTATCTACCCAAACGGTTTCGCCCACGCTGTTCATCACATCGTCTACGTACTGTCTGTCAGATTCAGACACTGTATCGTCGGCGTACATACCCGACATGCCTTTGCCTAACAAGCTTGGTGTATTTGGCATAATACGAACCACAGGGTATTCGCCGCCTAACATCTCTTGTAATCTGGCAACGGGTAGACCGGCCGCGATGCTCATAAACAACTTACCTGATAGGTCGTTATTTTTTTGCAGTTCGCCGCACATATCACCCATAATTTGTGGTTTTACCGCAAGCACAATGGCGTCAGCGAATTGGCAAGCTTCATCGTTAGATTGAGTGGTGTGAATACCAAACTCGGCTTTAAGGCCGTCTAACTTTGGTGTGGACGGGTTTGCCGCAAGAATATTTTCTTTTGAATACCCAGATTTGATAAGACCACTGATGATGCTGCGGCTCATGTTGCCCGCGCCAATAAATGCTAATTTTTTCTGTTGCATGTAAATCCTATTTGTTGATTGCATTTAAGTCTGTGTAGCAAGGCTAAGCATTCTAGGTGTGGCTAAGTACGTTTACCGAAAATAGCGGTACCTATTCGAACCATGGTAGACCCATGTTGAATCGCTTCTGCCATATCACTACTCATTCCTACGGATAGGGTATCAAAATTGCTCAGTGATGTATGGTAGTGGTCAAATAATTCTTTTAGCTTAGATAGTGTAACGCGCTGTTGTTCTTCACTTGGGTTTGCTTTGGGAATTGCCATCAATCCGCGTAAACAAAGGCGCTCCTGAGATGCTACGAACTCGACTAACGAAGCTAAGTCGTTAAGCGCTACGCCAGACTTGCTGCCTTCATCATCAATGTTTACCTGAATACATACGTTTAAAGGCGGCATTGAGGCTGGGCGTTGTTCATTTAGGCGGCGGGCTATTTTCTCTCTGTCTACTGACTGAACCCAATCGAAATGTTCGGCTACTACTTTAGTTTTGTTTGACTGAATAGGGCCAATCATATGCCACTCAATATCCTTGAACCCGGAAAGTTCCTGAACCTTTTCAACACCTTCCTGCACGTAGTTTTCGCCAAACATTCGTTGTCCCGCTTCATACGCTTCAATGATATCTGATACGGGTTTTGTTTTGCTAACCGCTAGCAATTTAACGGTTTTTGGTGGACGATGTGCACTGGTAGCGGCTTGGTCTATTCCTTTTCGTGCGGAATCTAGTCTTTCTGCTATTGTTTGCATTATTCACCTTGTTTTGGAGAAGTGGTTGTGGATATTACCGAACTTTTGGCTTTCAGTGTTAAGAATAACGCCTCAGATTTACACTTATCAGCGGGCCTCCCACCAATTATTCGTGTAGATGGCGAGATGCGTAAACTTAACGTGCCTGCCCTCGATCACAAGCAAGTTCATGGTCTTGTTTACGAGATTATGAATGACATGCAGCGCAAAGAGTACGAAGAAAACTTAGAAACCGATTTTTCATTCGAAGTAAACGGTCTGTCTCGTTTTCGTGTTAATGCCTTTGTTCAAAATCGCGGGGCTGCGGCGGTATTGCGTACTATTCCTAGCAAGGTGCTGACCTTAGACGACCTTGGCGCCCCCGAAATTTTTAAAGACATCATTAATCAGCCTACCGGAATAGTGCTAGTCACTGGCGCTACAGGCTCGGGTAAAAGTACCACCCTCGCGGCTATGGTTGACCATATCAACACGCACAAACGCGAACATATTCTTACCATTGAAGATCCCATTGAATTTGTCCACGAGAATAAGCTCTGCTTAGTAAACCAGCGTGAAGTACACCGCGATACACACTCGTTTAACAACGCCCTGCGCTCAGCGCTTCGTGAAGACCCCGATGTAATTTTGGTGGGTGAGCTTCGTGACTTGGAAACCATTCGCCTTGCTATTTCAGCTGCAGAAACAGGCCACTTGGTGTTTGGTACACTACACACCAATTCAGCACCGAAAACCATTGACCGTATCATTGATGTGTTCCCAGCAGAGGAAAAAGCCATGGTACGTTCGATGTTATCGGAGTCGCTTCGCGCGGTTATATCGCAAACCCTGCTTAAGAAAGTAGGAGGAGGCCGAATTGCAGCCCATGAAATAATGGTGGGCATCCCAGCTATACGAAACCTTATTCGTGAAGATAAAGTGCCGCAGATGTACTCGGTTATTCAAACCGGGCAAGCGCATGGTATGCAAACCATGGATCAGTGCTTACAGAGATTGGTAGCTATGGGGGTCATTAGCAAAGAAGATGCGGCGGCAAAGTCAGTAGATAAACAGTCTATGAACAACTTCTAGAGGCCATTATGCTAGATTCACTATTACAAAAAATGGTCGATACCAATGCGTCGGATTTATTTATAACGGCTGAGTTTCCGGTAAGCGCCAAAATTAACGGTAAACTAACGCCAGTGACGGAAAGTGCTACGTCGGTAGAAGAGTCGCTCGCGCTGGTTCACGAAGCGATGACCGAAAAGCAGCGAGACGAATTTCATACGTCGAAGGAATGTAATTTCGCCATCGTACGTGACGGTATTGGCCGTTTCCGTTGTTCAGCATTCTGGCAGCGCGACCAAGCGGGTATGGTTATCCGTCGAATCGTGACACAAATTCCTAAAGCTGATGATTTGGGTCTGCCGCGAGTACTAAAAGAAATTATTATGTCTAAACGCGGTCTTGTTCTATTTGTAGGTGGAACAGGTACAGGTAAATCAACGTCACTGGCTGCGCTCATTGGGCATAGAAATGAGAATTCTCATGGGCATATATTAACCATTGAGGATCCTATCGAATTTGTCCACGAGCATAAGAATTGCGTAATTACTCAGCGAGAGGTGGGTATCGATACCCAGTCTTTCGATGACGCACTTAAAAGCTCGCTTCGTCAGGCCCCTGATGTCATTTTGATTGGTGAAATCCGTTCAATGGAAACCATGGAATATGCCATGTCGTTTGCCGATACAGGGCATTTATGTGTGGCAACGCTACACGCCAATAACGCGAACCAAGCTATAGAGCGCATTATGCACTTGGCGCCTAAAGATCAGCACGATAAGCTGCGCTTCGATTTAAGCCTGAACATACGCGCTATTGTTGCTCAACAACTTGTGCCGACACCAGACGGTAAGGGCAGGGTAGCGGCTATAGAAATACTGCTTAATTCGCCGTTAGTGCGCGACCTTATTCAGCGCAACGAAATAGGCGCATTAAAAGAAGCTATGAAAAAGGGTAAAGAGCAGGGCATGCAAAGCTTTGATATGGCTCTTTATGACCTTTATAAAGCGGGCAAGATTGATATGGACCAGGCGCTTCACCATGCTGACTCGCCTAACGATCTGCGCTTAATGATCAAGCTTGATACCAGTGACGGCTCTAGCTTAGGCACCTTGTCTAATGTGTCTATTGATATGGATGACTAGGCACTGCTTCTTCAGTACTGCAGTTACACTTTGAAAAAGGGGTACCTGGATAATTACTTAAAAAGCAGCTCAAGGGCTGCTTTCTCGTATAAGCTCTACGCGGTATGCATTATTTTTTGCAATAGGATAGTCATTGAAAAAACTTTTCTCCTCACAAGACGCTTTTGAAATGCAGGCGGTTCGCAGCGAACTCGATGCGCTGTCTATTCCCTATATGGTAAAAAATGAATTTGCTGGTGGCGCAATAGGAGAGCTACCTTGGCAGGATTCTCAGCAGGAGGTATGGCTCGTCGACGATAGCTGGTATGCGCGAGCATCGAAAGTTATAGAGGCCATCGTTCCCAAATCACATAATACGAATAACATCAGTGAAGACTGGCGATGTGACGCGTGTGGTGAGGAAAACGGCAGCGCATTCGATGTATGCTGGCAGTGTGGCGCGGAAAAGTAGAAGTCCAGAAACTAAAAATTAAAAACAAAGAGTAGCGCAAAGGCGCCTACTCGTACTGGCTTTCGCTCCAGCTGGTAAAGATCACGCAAGCTGATACGCTATCAATTTTATCTTTAGTAAGCTTTTTATAGCCTCCTAACTCAAACAGCATAGCTTTAGCGTCTGTAGTAGTAAGACGCTCGTCACAGGTTTCCACTGCAACACGAAAACGTCCGTGGAGTCGATTGGCAAACTTGCGAGCTCGTTGGGTCATTTCTTGTTCTGTACCGTCCATATTTAGCGGCAAACCCACAACGACAACATGGGGTTGCCATTCTTCATAAAGCTTTTCAATTAATGCCCAATCTGGAATGCCGTCTCGTGCCTTAAGCGCCGCAAGAGGTGAGGCAGTGCCAGTAATTTCCTGACCGACCGCTACGCCGATACTTTTGGTACCAAAATCGAACGCCAATACAGTGCGACTTCCTAGATCAGGCATGTCCTGCTCCTGGCGCTAGCTGCCATACATCAACACCGAGTTTATTTACCGTTGCTTGCCATCTTTTATGCATAGGTGTGTTAAACAAGATTTCTTCGTCCGCTTCTATGGTTAGCCAGGCGTTTTCCTGCATTTCCTTTTCAAGCTGCCCGGGTGTCCACCCGGCGTAACCTAAAGCAATAAGTACGTCTTTTGGACCTTCATCGTTGGCAATAGCCGTCAGAATATCCTTTGATGTAGTAACCATTATTCCCGGAGCGAGCTTAAGGCTAGATGCCCAAGACTTTTGCGACGAATGCAAAACAAATCCACGTTCTTGGTTGACCGGCCCTCCCGCTAAGACAATTTGTTCTGCTTTGTCTTCAGAAACCGTCAACTCTTTATCGGTTTGTTCAAGAAGTTGTTTGACGTTCATAGTAGAGGGCTGATTTACTACAATACCCATAGCGCCTTCAGCATTGTGCTCACAAACATAAATGAGTGAGCGTGAAAAGTAGGGATCGTCCAAGCTAGGCATTGCGACCAGAAAATGATTTTGTAGGCTTTTTAATTCCGTCATAGTTTGCTTTTTTACTACTATAATTTATAAACGTCTTTTACTTTTGGGGTCTTCAAACACTAAGGTTAAAAGGCCCTGCATTCACCCATGTTGGGCCTCTTCCGAACTCCCCGCGCCGGCGGCTAGTGCAAAGCACGTTTTATCTGTTGGCTAAGCGCTTTTCAATTGCGTCAAACAGTGCGCCCATAATGTCTACGTCGTACGCGGCTTCTATTTCTCTTACGCACGTTGGGCTGGTAATGTTTATTTCTGTAATTTTATTGCCAATAACATCAAGCCCTACAAACAGAATATTATTTTCTCTTAGGGTAGGGGCAATGGCTTGTGCTAATGCGCGGTCTGAATCAGAAATTGGCTGAGGGCGGCCAGTGCCACCGGCGGCTAAGTTGCCTCTCGTTTCCCCTTTAGTTGGCAGCCGCGCTAGGCAGTATGGCATTACTTCACCATCTACAATCAATACACGCTTATCACCGTCTTTAATCTCTGGAAGGTATTCTTGTACCATCATATAGCGCGTGCCTAGATGAGTCAGAGTTTCAATAATTACACCTAGGTTATTACCGTCAGGCTTTACTCTGAATATAGAGGCGCCACCCATGCCGTCTAAGGGCTTACAAATAATATCTTGATGCTTGGCATGAAACTCACGAATAAGCGCCTGATTGTTCGAAACTAAAGTATTCGGGATATGCTCTGGGAAATACGAGGTAAACAACTTTTCATTGTAGTCACGAAGAGCTTGAGGGTTATTTACAACCAGCGCCCCGGCGTCTTGCGCCAGCGACAATATCTGGGTGGCGTACAGAAATTCGCTGTCAAAAGGTGGGTCTTTACGCATAAGTAAAACATCAATATCCCCTAAATGCAGGGTTGCTTCGTCTTCAATCGCGTAGAAATCTGTCGCTTGGTCTTTAACCGACACGGTTTTGCCCAAACCCATAGGCTTACCATTGTCTAAATACAGGTCTTTTAGTTCGAAATAAACAACCTTTGCACCGCGGCGCTGAGCTTCAAGCATCATCGCAAAGCTTGTGTCTTTATGTGGCTTAACGCTTGCGATGGGGTCCATAATTACGCCAACGGTATATTGCATAATGTTCTCACTTTGAATGTTTATAAAATGCCGGCTCTTATAGCCCTGCTGATAATCTTTGTATATTGGGTCACACCCTAATACTTCAAGTTACTGACCTAGCAGGGCTCTGTAAAAAAATGGGTTTAAAATATAGGCTTAAAAGTCGCCGAATTGTGCCTGAAGAATACTCAAACTGGTAATTGCCGCCGTTTCGGTACGTAAAATACGTGGCCCTAAACTTACCGACTGATAACCGTTTTCGTTGGCTTGATGGATTTCTGTGTATGATAGCCCGCCCTCTGGGCCTATAAGCAGTCTAAAGCCCTGCGTATTATAAGGTTGTCTCGCCAAACTTTGTTCTGCACCGGGTGCTAGCACTAACCGCGTAGTGTTGGTTGAGGAGGACAGCCACTGACTTAAACTTACTGGGGCGTTGAGCACGGGAATAATATTGCGACCACTTTGTTCACAAGCGCCAATAATAATTTTCTGCCATTGCTGAATTTTCTTTTCCCAACGTGACTCATCAAGCTTTACTGTACACCGTTCAGTAATAACAGGCGTTATCTCTGTTACGCCAAGCTCTACACTTTTTTGCAATACAGTGTCCATTCTATCGCCTTTAGAGACGCCCTGACCTAAGTGAAGGTGGAGGGGAGACTCTTTTGCTAAAGAAAGACATGCATCGGCTTCAACCGTTACTTTCTTCCTTTGAACACTTATGACTTGCGCACTGTATTCGTTGCCATCGCCATTGAATAGTACGATAGGGCGATTGGGTTTTATGCGCAGCACGGTAGCGATGTGATGACCCGCATCTTCGGTTAATTCAAATTCTTGTTCTAAAGGAATTGGGTTGGGATAATAAACTCTTGGTATACGCATAAGGAATCAGGTGTTTGGTTTTGATGCGTATGATACGTGTCTGGATATGCAGGTTGCAATGCTGTCGACGGCATCATGTAAATAATTAAATAAAAACTTACACAAACGGCAACACGCGACCTATCTTTTAATAATCACCTGACTCGTAGGTTTACTCTACGCCGCAGAGGGCGAAGAATTACTCGAAGTGGTTTTCAACACGGCGGAAGAAGGCTTCGATTTTGGTGCTGGGCGGTATTCCGCTCTTGCATACTTAGTGTGTTTTCCTTTATCAGTGCGTAGTGAATATAAAAATAAACACAAAACGACCGAAAACAGGGTTATGAGAAGCAACATGCGTTAATCCTTTAAGTGACATAGTTTGCTAAAGCTCGTTCATAAGAATTAGCGAAAAAGGACCGAAACCCATAATCTACATCAATTCTTATGAGACTTTAGTCTAAAACTTTAAAGCTGAAAAATCATCAAAAAAAATGTCTTAAAACTCGGTAACTTCCAAAAAAGTGATAAAGCCAGCAAAGCGCATTCAAGCTTCGGCGTAAAATAGTGCATTTACTGAGTGACAAACGTATGACAATTATGCAAAACAATACTTAAACTTTGGTATATATTTAATCCGAAAGTAGCGATACTTACCGCTACTTTTGGATAATGCTAACACTATCAGGAGCCTACAAAGCTTAGACTTTAGGGCGAATTTACGCTGTTTGGCCCTATTATGTATTGGTGATAATACGAATAGCTGCTAACGTATCTCTGCTAATTACAACTAACCATGACAAGGACCATATAATGGAAGAGAAACTCTCACTTTTTTCAGCAAGTGATGTTGAAAGGTACATAAACGACTATGCCATTCCATGGGGCATTAATATCCTAATGGCGATAGCGATTTATGTAGTCGGTAAAATAGTAGTTGGATTTATTCTGTCTGTATTTAGACGCCTAATGGCTAAATCTAAATACGATGATATGTTGGTCGATTTTCTAGAAGCGATACTTAGTGCTATCTTGATGCTATTTGTTATCGTCGCGTCACTAGATCAACTAGGTGTAGATACTACTTCACTTGTAGCCATTTTAGGCGCGGCTGGTTTAGCCATTGGTCTGTCATTACAAGATTCACTTAAAAACTTTGCAGCAGGCGTAATGCTACTAG
This genomic window contains:
- a CDS encoding putative signal transducing protein → MKKLFSSQDAFEMQAVRSELDALSIPYMVKNEFAGGAIGELPWQDSQQEVWLVDDSWYARASKVIEAIVPKSHNTNNISEDWRCDACGEENGSAFDVCWQCGAEK
- a CDS encoding YggS family pyridoxal phosphate-dependent enzyme, yielding MQTIAERLDSARKGIDQAATSAHRPPKTVKLLAVSKTKPVSDIIEAYEAGQRMFGENYVQEGVEKVQELSGFKDIEWHMIGPIQSNKTKVVAEHFDWVQSVDREKIARRLNEQRPASMPPLNVCIQVNIDDEGSKSGVALNDLASLVEFVASQERLCLRGLMAIPKANPSEEQQRVTLSKLKELFDHYHTSLSNFDTLSVGMSSDMAEAIQHGSTMVRIGTAIFGKRT
- a CDS encoding YqgE/AlgH family protein: MTELKSLQNHFLVAMPSLDDPYFSRSLIYVCEHNAEGAMGIVVNQPSTMNVKQLLEQTDKELTVSEDKAEQIVLAGGPVNQERGFVLHSSQKSWASSLKLAPGIMVTTSKDILTAIANDEGPKDVLIALGYAGWTPGQLEKEMQENAWLTIEADEEILFNTPMHKRWQATVNKLGVDVWQLAPGAGHA
- the ruvX gene encoding Holliday junction resolvase RuvX — encoded protein: MPDLGSRTVLAFDFGTKSIGVAVGQEITGTASPLAALKARDGIPDWALIEKLYEEWQPHVVVVGLPLNMDGTEQEMTQRARKFANRLHGRFRVAVETCDERLTTTDAKAMLFELGGYKKLTKDKIDSVSACVIFTSWSESQYE
- a CDS encoding PilT/PilU family type 4a pilus ATPase, producing MLDSLLQKMVDTNASDLFITAEFPVSAKINGKLTPVTESATSVEESLALVHEAMTEKQRDEFHTSKECNFAIVRDGIGRFRCSAFWQRDQAGMVIRRIVTQIPKADDLGLPRVLKEIIMSKRGLVLFVGGTGTGKSTSLAALIGHRNENSHGHILTIEDPIEFVHEHKNCVITQREVGIDTQSFDDALKSSLRQAPDVILIGEIRSMETMEYAMSFADTGHLCVATLHANNANQAIERIMHLAPKDQHDKLRFDLSLNIRAIVAQQLVPTPDGKGRVAAIEILLNSPLVRDLIQRNEIGALKEAMKKGKEQGMQSFDMALYDLYKAGKIDMDQALHHADSPNDLRLMIKLDTSDGSSLGTLSNVSIDMDD
- a CDS encoding 16S rRNA (uracil(1498)-N(3))-methyltransferase, which translates into the protein MRIPRVYYPNPIPLEQEFELTEDAGHHIATVLRIKPNRPIVLFNGDGNEYSAQVISVQRKKVTVEADACLSLAKESPLHLHLGQGVSKGDRMDTVLQKSVELGVTEITPVITERCTVKLDESRWEKKIQQWQKIIIGACEQSGRNIIPVLNAPVSLSQWLSSSTNTTRLVLAPGAEQSLARQPYNTQGFRLLIGPEGGLSYTEIHQANENGYQSVSLGPRILRTETAAITSLSILQAQFGDF
- the proC gene encoding pyrroline-5-carboxylate reductase gives rise to the protein MQQKKLAFIGAGNMSRSIISGLIKSGYSKENILAANPSTPKLDGLKAEFGIHTTQSNDEACQFADAIVLAVKPQIMGDMCGELQKNNDLSGKLFMSIAAGLPVARLQEMLGGEYPVVRIMPNTPSLLGKGMSGMYADDTVSESDRQYVDDVMNSVGETVWVDKEDGINGVIAAAGSSPAYFFLFLQNMQEEAMNMGFDQAQSRLMVQQAMLGAAEMVCNNPDLELSELRAQVTSKGGTTAEAVNTFIDEGLKDIVSKSMRAAVARAEEMAKQL
- the gshB gene encoding glutathione synthase, which produces MQYTVGVIMDPIASVKPHKDTSFAMMLEAQRRGAKVVYFELKDLYLDNGKPMGLGKTVSVKDQATDFYAIEDEATLHLGDIDVLLMRKDPPFDSEFLYATQILSLAQDAGALVVNNPQALRDYNEKLFTSYFPEHIPNTLVSNNQALIREFHAKHQDIICKPLDGMGGASIFRVKPDGNNLGVIIETLTHLGTRYMMVQEYLPEIKDGDKRVLIVDGEVMPYCLARLPTKGETRGNLAAGGTGRPQPISDSDRALAQAIAPTLRENNILFVGLDVIGNKITEINITSPTCVREIEAAYDVDIMGALFDAIEKRLANR
- a CDS encoding YggT family protein, with product MNATVFLVDTLFSLYLMVVILRLWLQMVQADFYNPMSQFVVKATHPIVGPLRRVIPSIGRFDTATFVLAIAVCALKLITLGLMFGGTLNPVGIAILSVIGVIKETLSLMFWVLLLRAILSWVSQGQSPVDYVLYQLTEPFLAPIRKVIPPLGGLDLSVLIAIIALQFLQLLIQDTFPM
- a CDS encoding type IV pilus twitching motility protein PilT; its protein translation is MDITELLAFSVKNNASDLHLSAGLPPIIRVDGEMRKLNVPALDHKQVHGLVYEIMNDMQRKEYEENLETDFSFEVNGLSRFRVNAFVQNRGAAAVLRTIPSKVLTLDDLGAPEIFKDIINQPTGIVLVTGATGSGKSTTLAAMVDHINTHKREHILTIEDPIEFVHENKLCLVNQREVHRDTHSFNNALRSALREDPDVILVGELRDLETIRLAISAAETGHLVFGTLHTNSAPKTIDRIIDVFPAEEKAMVRSMLSESLRAVISQTLLKKVGGGRIAAHEIMVGIPAIRNLIREDKVPQMYSVIQTGQAHGMQTMDQCLQRLVAMGVISKEDAAAKSVDKQSMNNF